A part of Mycolicibacterium sp. TUM20985 genomic DNA contains:
- a CDS encoding NADH-quinone oxidoreductase subunit 5 family protein — MILVGLDAGQAALVATVLMPALVGTALTLGARADRLAGPISVAAAAVTCALSVVAAVSRPTVGTPFMAGSELALGVDELSGLVLPTVTAVTLLVLVFAAGDITESRRRFHGLMLLFAAAVNITVTAATLPALLLGWEVMGATSYALIGFRWREPKRVDGGLTAFLTTRSADLGLYLAAATALAGGAGLAIADLPAASPGWRHVIAAGILVAALGKAAQLPFSFWLSRAMEGPSPVSALLHSAAMVAMGGYLLLRNAPLLASTGWADSAAAWIGALTAVALGVIAVAQRDLKQLLAASTASQLGFVVMAAGLGAVSGGAAQLVAHAATKALLFLTAGAWLSALGTKHLDGLRGVARRWPTVGWTATVGALSLAGIAPLSLWLTKDAVLAAALETSPWLYAVGLLGAAVSAAYAGKIVVVIWRRPDRELAARHLDEEEPGTRTVGLLEATPLVVLAAGAAVLGVLAPAAPATELTVSAVIAIVILLAVTYLVPRGRLPELPWALPWFGMESAMRAVIVVPTVRLAHALAVFDDRVVDRGVHELAARTIQLARGAAHADDHAVDGVVRKLAAGTTTVAQRAARVDDHDVDGVVNAVAAATRKLGRLARKPQTGMVHDYYFQAAAMLAIGIALLYVVSR, encoded by the coding sequence ATGATTCTCGTGGGGCTGGATGCGGGTCAGGCGGCGCTGGTCGCGACGGTGCTGATGCCGGCGCTGGTGGGCACCGCGTTGACGCTGGGTGCGCGCGCCGACCGCCTCGCCGGACCGATCTCGGTGGCGGCGGCCGCGGTGACGTGCGCGCTGTCGGTGGTCGCAGCCGTCAGCCGGCCCACCGTGGGGACACCGTTCATGGCGGGTAGCGAACTCGCGCTGGGCGTCGACGAGCTGTCGGGCCTGGTGCTGCCCACCGTCACCGCGGTCACCCTGTTGGTCCTGGTGTTCGCGGCGGGCGACATCACCGAATCACGACGTCGCTTCCACGGACTGATGCTGTTGTTCGCGGCAGCAGTGAACATCACCGTGACCGCCGCGACCCTGCCCGCGTTGCTGCTCGGTTGGGAGGTGATGGGAGCTACGTCATACGCGCTCATCGGATTTCGATGGCGGGAGCCGAAGCGGGTGGACGGCGGGCTTACCGCCTTTCTGACCACCCGGTCGGCCGACCTCGGGCTCTACCTCGCTGCTGCGACGGCGCTGGCGGGCGGCGCCGGATTGGCCATCGCCGATCTGCCCGCGGCGTCGCCGGGCTGGCGACACGTAATCGCCGCAGGCATTCTGGTGGCCGCCCTCGGCAAGGCCGCGCAGTTGCCGTTCTCGTTCTGGCTGTCCCGTGCGATGGAAGGCCCCAGCCCGGTCAGCGCGCTGTTGCACTCCGCGGCGATGGTGGCCATGGGCGGATATCTGCTGCTGCGCAACGCCCCGCTGCTGGCATCCACCGGGTGGGCTGACTCCGCGGCGGCGTGGATCGGCGCGTTGACGGCCGTCGCGCTGGGCGTGATCGCGGTCGCCCAACGGGATCTCAAGCAACTGTTAGCAGCGTCCACGGCCTCGCAGTTGGGATTCGTGGTGATGGCAGCCGGGCTCGGCGCGGTCAGCGGTGGTGCGGCGCAACTGGTGGCGCACGCGGCGACCAAGGCACTGCTGTTCCTCACCGCCGGTGCCTGGTTGAGCGCGCTGGGCACCAAGCACCTCGACGGTCTCCGTGGTGTCGCAAGACGATGGCCGACGGTGGGATGGACGGCGACGGTCGGCGCACTCTCCCTGGCCGGTATCGCACCGCTGTCGCTATGGCTCACCAAGGACGCCGTCCTGGCCGCAGCGCTCGAGACGTCGCCGTGGCTCTACGCGGTCGGGCTGCTGGGCGCTGCCGTCTCGGCTGCCTACGCGGGCAAGATCGTCGTCGTCATCTGGCGGCGCCCCGACCGCGAACTCGCCGCGCGACATCTCGACGAGGAGGAGCCGGGCACCCGCACGGTCGGACTGCTGGAGGCGACGCCGCTGGTGGTGTTGGCGGCCGGAGCCGCGGTGCTCGGCGTGCTGGCACCCGCCGCTCCGGCCACCGAGCTCACCGTGTCTGCGGTCATCGCGATCGTGATACTCCTCGCCGTCACCTATCTGGTCCCGCGCGGCCGACTCCCCGAATTGCCATGGGCGCTGCCCTGGTTCGGGATGGAGAGCGCGATGCGTGCAGTGATCGTGGTGCCCACGGTGCGCCTGGCCCACGCCCTGGCGGTGTTCGACGATCGCGTCGTCGATCGTGGCGTGCACGAGCTCGCCGCACGCACGATTCAGCTGGCGCGGGGGGCGGCCCATGCCGATGACCATGCGGTCGACGGGGTCGTGCGGAAGCTGGCTGCCGGCACCACGACGGTCGCGCAGCGCGCGGCACGCGTCGACGACCACGACGTGGACGGCGTCGTGAACGCCGTCGCGGCCGCGACCCGAAAACTCGGACGCCTGGCCCGCAAACCGCAGACCGGCATGGTGCATGACTACTACTTCCAGGCCGCCGCGATGCTCGCGATCGGTATCGCCCTTCTCTACGTCGTATCGAGGTGA
- a CDS encoding complex I subunit 4 family protein: MLSLIVFLPLAAALVLVAVPRIGDAAARWIWVAAATVELVLVLLCWARYRTPGPGAFAFEERAPWIPGVNSSYHLGVDGLSLPLVAMTAVIFLACAVYGLREDKRPRLQAALMLFLQSVGLGVFVSLDLILFFVFFDLSIVAMYFAIAGWGHGQEAARSALKFFLYTFFGSLALLIGFIGLYVAADPHTFDMPELIDAMPLSGRPVAGGLVLAAILLGLAVKTPTVPFHTWLPPAHTDASAIGSAVLAAVLLKLGTYGFVRIAMPMLPQAWQSWAWVIVAVGVVSVLYGALVALAQTNVKRMIAYTSVNHMGYVVLAVGVAGLLAPNSDAARSIAVTGAVTQMVSHGLITGALFLLAGVLANRTGTYEMDSFGGLAGPAPKFATLFAVGAFASLGLPAFSGFIAEFQIFTGSIAVAPVTAVALVGILITSALFLRALQRVFTGETRGQSTGFLDLRPSEMWAVAPLLVLSLAIGVFPRPLLALIEPAARTLVELVGR; encoded by the coding sequence GTGCTCAGCCTGATCGTGTTCCTGCCACTGGCGGCCGCGCTGGTCCTGGTTGCGGTCCCGCGCATCGGGGACGCGGCGGCCCGCTGGATCTGGGTCGCCGCGGCCACCGTCGAACTGGTTCTGGTGCTGCTGTGCTGGGCCCGCTATCGAACGCCGGGGCCGGGTGCCTTCGCGTTCGAGGAACGGGCCCCGTGGATCCCCGGCGTCAACAGCAGCTACCACCTCGGCGTGGACGGCTTGTCGCTGCCGCTGGTGGCGATGACCGCGGTGATCTTCCTCGCGTGCGCCGTCTACGGGCTTCGGGAGGACAAGCGTCCACGGTTGCAGGCCGCGCTGATGCTGTTCCTGCAGAGCGTGGGCCTCGGGGTGTTCGTGTCACTCGATCTGATCCTGTTCTTCGTGTTCTTCGACCTGTCGATCGTCGCCATGTACTTCGCGATCGCAGGATGGGGGCACGGCCAGGAAGCAGCCCGGTCTGCACTGAAGTTCTTCCTGTACACGTTCTTCGGTTCGTTGGCGCTGCTGATCGGGTTCATCGGGCTCTACGTCGCCGCCGATCCGCACACCTTCGACATGCCGGAACTGATCGATGCCATGCCACTGTCCGGCCGACCGGTGGCGGGCGGGTTGGTGCTCGCGGCGATTCTGCTGGGGCTGGCCGTGAAGACTCCGACCGTCCCGTTCCACACCTGGTTGCCGCCCGCGCACACCGACGCCTCGGCGATCGGGTCGGCGGTGCTGGCCGCGGTGCTGCTCAAACTGGGGACGTACGGCTTCGTGCGGATCGCGATGCCGATGCTCCCCCAGGCGTGGCAGTCGTGGGCCTGGGTGATCGTCGCCGTCGGCGTGGTGTCGGTGCTCTACGGGGCGTTGGTGGCGCTGGCCCAGACCAACGTCAAGCGCATGATTGCCTACACGTCGGTCAACCACATGGGCTACGTCGTCCTGGCCGTCGGCGTCGCGGGTCTGCTGGCGCCGAATTCCGACGCGGCGCGCAGCATCGCGGTGACCGGTGCGGTCACTCAGATGGTCAGCCACGGCCTGATCACCGGTGCGCTGTTCCTGCTGGCCGGTGTGCTGGCCAACCGCACCGGTACCTACGAGATGGATTCCTTCGGCGGCCTCGCCGGTCCGGCGCCCAAGTTCGCGACGCTGTTCGCGGTCGGCGCGTTCGCCTCGCTGGGACTGCCCGCCTTCTCCGGCTTCATCGCCGAGTTCCAAATCTTCACCGGCAGCATCGCCGTCGCTCCGGTCACCGCCGTCGCCCTGGTCGGCATTCTGATCACATCGGCGCTGTTCCTGCGCGCGCTGCAGCGGGTGTTCACCGGCGAAACCCGGGGGCAGTCAACGGGATTCCTCGACCTGCGGCCCAGCGAGATGTGGGCGGTCGCCCCGCTGCTGGTGCTTTCGCTGGCCATCGGGGTCTTCCCGCGGCCGCTGCTCGCCCTCATCGAACCGGCGGCGCGGACACTGGTAGAGCTGGTCGGACGGTAG
- a CDS encoding NADH-quinone oxidoreductase subunit N produces the protein MNPLLLLPEMLLFGGGLGVLIGGSFLPRRRLWITRAAAATALVAAIAVAAVALAGPGGEAFEGTFRVDTSTGVARIVAAFAVLLVLALASDEIAGSPRESETYALALFATTGTLLLAGANDLLVVAPAFLLASIPIYGLIGLARTSTGAEATMKAYLLGALFGIVLLLGITLVYGVAGSTRYADLATRLAEVAPGAVAAGVFAILCGLMFEAGGIPAHFWVPDAAQGASGTVAAFLTTVPKIGALLAVYRLVLALPGTLNWPLLIAVLAAASMTLGNLAAYWQTDPRRLLGWSTVAQVGFLLVPLVAAGRSDLASPSLLFYLAGYTVTNLAAFAVTTALPTLRDLSSYRGLGWRHPWLGVALVVALLGLVGTPPTAVFVGKLTTASAAWDGGYAWLAVLVVLNSLISLFYYLRWIVPTMSRPQADTVDVVPTRWAAVTAISAAALSVALGVGAGAVWAAIGGG, from the coding sequence GTGAACCCGCTGCTGCTGCTCCCGGAGATGCTGCTGTTCGGCGGCGGGCTCGGCGTGCTGATCGGCGGGTCCTTCCTGCCGCGCCGACGGTTGTGGATCACCCGCGCGGCGGCTGCGACGGCGTTGGTGGCCGCGATCGCCGTCGCCGCGGTGGCGCTGGCCGGTCCGGGCGGTGAGGCGTTCGAGGGCACGTTCCGCGTCGATACGAGCACCGGCGTCGCCCGCATCGTCGCCGCGTTCGCGGTGCTGCTGGTGCTGGCGCTGGCCTCCGACGAGATCGCCGGATCACCGCGCGAGAGCGAGACCTACGCCCTGGCCCTGTTCGCCACGACGGGCACGCTTCTGCTGGCCGGCGCCAACGATCTGCTGGTCGTGGCTCCGGCATTCCTGCTGGCCAGCATTCCGATCTACGGGCTGATCGGTCTGGCGCGCACCTCGACGGGCGCGGAGGCCACCATGAAGGCCTACCTGTTGGGCGCGCTGTTCGGCATCGTTCTGTTGCTGGGCATCACGCTGGTCTATGGCGTGGCGGGCAGCACCCGCTACGCCGATCTCGCCACCCGGCTGGCGGAGGTGGCGCCCGGCGCGGTCGCCGCGGGCGTGTTCGCGATCCTGTGCGGTCTGATGTTCGAGGCCGGTGGCATCCCCGCGCATTTCTGGGTGCCCGACGCCGCCCAGGGTGCGAGCGGGACCGTCGCGGCATTCCTGACGACCGTTCCCAAGATCGGCGCGCTGTTGGCGGTCTACCGGTTGGTGCTAGCCCTCCCCGGGACCCTGAACTGGCCACTGCTGATCGCCGTCCTGGCTGCGGCCAGCATGACATTGGGCAATCTCGCCGCCTACTGGCAGACGGATCCGCGCCGGCTGCTGGGCTGGTCGACGGTGGCGCAGGTCGGATTTCTGCTGGTGCCCCTGGTCGCCGCGGGCCGCTCCGATCTGGCATCCCCGTCGCTGCTGTTCTATCTGGCCGGCTACACGGTGACGAATCTCGCGGCCTTCGCCGTCACCACCGCGCTCCCAACCTTGCGAGACCTTTCGTCCTATCGCGGGCTCGGATGGCGCCATCCCTGGCTGGGAGTCGCCCTCGTTGTGGCACTCCTGGGCCTGGTCGGCACCCCGCCGACGGCTGTGTTCGTCGGCAAGCTCACCACCGCATCCGCCGCGTGGGACGGCGGCTACGCCTGGCTGGCGGTTCTGGTCGTCCTCAACTCACTCATCAGCCTCTTCTACTACCTGCGCTGGATCGTTCCCACCATGTCGCGCCCGCAGGCAGATACCGTCGACGTCGTGCCGACCCGCTGGGCCGCCGTGACCGCGATCTCGGCTGCTGCGCTCAGCGTCGCACTGGGGGTTGGCGCGGGCGCCGTGTGGGCGGCGATCGGCGGAGGGTAA
- the ripB gene encoding NlpC/P60 family peptidoglycan endopeptidase RipB: MFGFALTVTVLVAPAPDAYAEPNNGQWDPTLPGVLSAGAPGDPLAIANASLQASANAAQTTMDLGRKFLGSLGIGNPAGSPTSSLSGNRVYGKQAIEYVIRRAGTQIGVPYSWGGGSLTGPSRGIDSGAGTVGFDCSGLTRYAFAGVGVQLPRFSGAQYDAGRKIPPSQAKRGDLLFWGPGGGQHEALYLGGGQMLEAQQTGVPVKVSPVRTGGMTPYVTRIIES; the protein is encoded by the coding sequence CTGTTCGGCTTCGCGCTCACGGTGACAGTGCTCGTCGCCCCAGCGCCGGACGCCTACGCGGAGCCCAACAACGGCCAGTGGGACCCGACTCTGCCCGGCGTGCTCAGCGCTGGCGCTCCTGGTGACCCGCTAGCAATCGCCAACGCCTCACTACAAGCTAGCGCCAACGCGGCCCAAACCACCATGGACCTGGGACGCAAATTCCTTGGAAGTCTGGGCATTGGAAACCCCGCAGGCAGTCCCACTTCTAGCCTCAGCGGCAACCGCGTCTACGGAAAACAGGCCATCGAATACGTGATCAGGCGAGCCGGAACACAAATCGGCGTTCCCTACTCATGGGGCGGCGGCAGCCTCACCGGACCGAGCCGTGGAATCGACTCTGGCGCAGGCACTGTCGGCTTCGACTGCTCGGGCCTGACCCGCTATGCCTTCGCTGGTGTCGGGGTGCAGCTCCCTCGATTCTCCGGAGCTCAATACGATGCTGGCCGAAAAATACCACCGTCACAAGCCAAACGGGGTGACCTGTTGTTCTGGGGGCCGGGAGGGGGTCAACACGAAGCCCTCTACCTCGGCGGCGGACAAATGCTCGAAGCGCAACAAACCGGTGTGCCCGTGAAGGTCTCACCCGTACGCACCGGCGGCATGACACCTTATGTAACCCGCATCATAGAGAGTTAG
- the istB gene encoding IS21-like element helper ATPase IstB: MTTTASKVATVDAAAQASIGAAARELHLPTVRTEATRLAEIADRERHTHLRYLAEVLAAEVDDRTERRRARRINDAKFPRLKRLAEFNIDAVPGIAPATLGHLAAGHYMDAGEPVVLLGDSGTGKSHLLIGLGLAACEQGRRVRYVTTAQLVNELVEAADERVLSRVVARYGRLDLLCLDELGYVQIDPRGAELLFQIITEREERASVAIATNLPFSEWGTVFPDPRLVAAIVDRVTFNAHIIETGTKSYRLRTSKTTIRAKRST, from the coding sequence GTGACCACCACAGCCAGCAAGGTGGCGACCGTCGATGCTGCTGCCCAGGCCTCGATCGGCGCCGCGGCCCGCGAGTTGCACCTGCCGACAGTGCGCACCGAAGCGACCCGCCTCGCTGAGATCGCCGACCGGGAACGCCACACCCACCTGCGCTACCTCGCCGAAGTGTTGGCCGCCGAGGTCGACGACCGCACCGAACGCCGCCGTGCTCGACGCATCAACGATGCGAAGTTCCCACGGCTGAAACGGTTGGCGGAGTTCAACATCGACGCCGTTCCCGGCATCGCGCCCGCGACCCTGGGTCACCTCGCTGCAGGACATTACATGGACGCCGGCGAACCGGTCGTGCTGCTCGGTGACTCCGGCACAGGCAAGTCCCATCTGCTCATCGGGTTGGGGTTGGCGGCGTGTGAACAGGGCCGCCGGGTCCGCTATGTCACCACCGCGCAACTGGTCAACGAACTCGTCGAAGCCGCCGACGAACGTGTTCTGTCTCGCGTCGTGGCCCGCTACGGGCGCCTGGACCTGCTCTGCCTCGATGAACTCGGATACGTCCAAATCGACCCTCGCGGAGCGGAATTGCTGTTCCAGATCATCACCGAACGTGAAGAACGGGCCTCAGTCGCAATCGCCACCAATCTGCCGTTCAGTGAATGGGGCACCGTCTTCCCCGACCCCCGCCTGGTCGCCGCCATCGTCGACCGCGTCACCTTCAACGCCCACATCATCGAGACCGGCACCAAGTCCTACCGACTCCGCACCAGCAAGACCACCATCCGCGCCAAACGATCCACCTAG
- a CDS encoding Mu transposase domain-containing protein, with protein sequence MRAYRLDGAHEKGGVEGEIGRFRRRHLVPVPKVASLAELNEVIAAADMADDDRVITGRPITIGAAFAVEATELMGLPADPFDCARLLNARVDNRARVSVRQCFYSVPARYAGRRLPVRLSARTVEIHDGPRLVADHERAVGRYVEVLCLDHYLEVLKTKPGGLPGATALAQAKARGVFTASHQSYWDAARSARGDAKGTRDLIAILLAHRSIPVAALITAMDRAVTSGCLDPETVLIDARRDMVPMAPVAAIGALARYDRPPPSLADYDDLLTGSDS encoded by the coding sequence ATGAGGGCTTATCGGCTCGACGGGGCGCACGAGAAGGGAGGTGTGGAAGGTGAGATCGGCCGTTTCCGGCGCCGCCACCTCGTGCCAGTCCCGAAGGTCGCCTCCCTGGCCGAGCTCAACGAGGTGATCGCCGCCGCCGACATGGCCGACGATGACCGGGTGATCACCGGTCGCCCGATCACCATCGGCGCGGCGTTCGCCGTCGAGGCCACGGAGCTGATGGGATTGCCGGCCGACCCGTTCGACTGCGCGCGACTGCTGAACGCGCGGGTCGACAATCGGGCCAGAGTGTCGGTGCGGCAATGCTTCTACTCCGTGCCGGCCCGCTACGCCGGGCGCCGCCTCCCGGTGCGGCTGTCCGCGAGAACCGTCGAAATCCACGACGGACCCCGACTCGTCGCCGACCATGAACGAGCAGTCGGCCGCTACGTCGAAGTGCTGTGCCTGGATCACTACCTCGAGGTCCTCAAGACCAAACCCGGCGGACTGCCCGGCGCGACCGCACTGGCACAGGCCAAGGCCCGTGGAGTGTTCACCGCATCCCACCAAAGCTATTGGGATGCAGCCCGATCCGCCCGCGGTGACGCCAAGGGCACCCGCGACCTGATCGCCATCCTGCTGGCGCACCGCAGCATACCCGTCGCCGCACTGATCACCGCGATGGACCGGGCCGTCACCTCGGGATGCCTGGATCCCGAGACCGTGCTGATCGATGCCCGCCGCGACATGGTCCCGATGGCACCGGTCGCCGCGATCGGTGCACTGGCCCGCTACGACCGCCCACCACCCTCGCTGGCAGATTACGACGATCTGCTCACCGGAAGCGACTCGTGA
- a CDS encoding L,D-transpeptidase has translation MTFDRRARVTVLAPVLVITALSGAAVRVSLARCGAECAPTAATASISAPVAAPVPAAVSVAPGAGARDVDPLGAVSVTATAGTLRDVAMTNEQGTRIAGVMTPDNLVWKPGVPLGYSRDYALTITAAGSDGAPSTQTSTFSTLTPGNQTKVSLTTTSGAALREGASYGVGTVVVAHFDEPITDRAAAQRRLTVTTTPAVTGSWYWVDDQNAHWRPPSYFAPGTRVAVAANVYGVALGEDLYGQEDTRVGFTIGDAHVSIADDATKQVSVYDNGVLVRTMPTSMGMGGTETIGGQTFTFWTQPGVYTVMDKSNPVIMDSSTYGLPINSRLGYRETINYATRISTDGIYLHQLESTVWAQGNTNVSHGCLNLNADNAQWFYGFSQPGDVVEVRNTGGEPLQLWQNGDWSMPWDQWLQGSARA, from the coding sequence GTGACCTTCGATCGCCGAGCCCGCGTGACGGTACTGGCCCCCGTCCTGGTGATCACCGCGCTGTCGGGTGCTGCCGTGCGCGTCTCGTTGGCGCGCTGCGGCGCCGAATGCGCACCGACCGCCGCCACCGCATCCATTTCGGCCCCCGTCGCAGCGCCGGTGCCCGCCGCGGTCAGCGTCGCCCCGGGCGCTGGTGCCCGCGACGTCGATCCGCTGGGCGCAGTGTCGGTGACGGCGACGGCAGGCACCCTGCGCGACGTGGCAATGACCAACGAGCAGGGCACCCGCATCGCCGGGGTGATGACACCGGACAACCTGGTGTGGAAGCCCGGCGTCCCGCTCGGCTACTCACGGGACTACGCACTGACCATCACCGCCGCCGGTAGCGACGGTGCCCCCTCGACCCAGACGTCCACGTTCTCCACCCTGACCCCCGGCAATCAGACGAAGGTCTCGCTGACCACCACCTCGGGGGCAGCCCTGCGCGAAGGCGCCAGCTACGGCGTCGGCACCGTCGTCGTGGCCCACTTCGACGAGCCGATCACCGACCGCGCCGCAGCGCAGCGCCGGCTCACCGTCACCACCACGCCCGCGGTGACGGGGTCGTGGTACTGGGTCGATGATCAGAACGCACACTGGCGACCACCGAGCTACTTCGCCCCCGGAACCAGAGTCGCCGTGGCGGCGAACGTCTACGGCGTCGCCCTGGGCGAGGACCTCTACGGCCAGGAGGACACCCGGGTCGGTTTCACCATCGGCGACGCGCACGTCTCGATCGCCGACGACGCCACCAAACAGGTCAGCGTCTACGACAACGGCGTCCTGGTCCGCACCATGCCCACCTCGATGGGGATGGGCGGCACCGAAACGATCGGCGGGCAGACCTTCACCTTCTGGACCCAGCCCGGCGTCTACACCGTGATGGACAAGTCCAACCCGGTCATCATGGACTCCTCCACCTACGGGCTGCCGATCAACTCCCGCCTGGGCTACCGCGAAACGATCAACTACGCCACCCGCATCAGCACCGACGGCATCTACCTGCACCAACTCGAGAGCACGGTGTGGGCCCAAGGCAACACCAACGTCTCGCACGGATGTCTGAACCTCAACGCCGACAACGCGCAATGGTTCTACGGCTTCTCCCAACCCGGCGACGTCGTCGAAGTCCGCAACACCGGCGGAGAACCCCTGCAACTGTGGCAAAACGGCGACTGGAGCATGCCCTGGGACCAATGGCTCCAAGGCAGCGCCCGCGCCTGA
- a CDS encoding cation diffusion facilitator family transporter encodes MSPGADRRWLTIALGLIVGFMVVEVVVGVLAQSLALITDAGHMLTDAASILMALVAIRFAARPARGPYTYGFKRVEILSAQANGITLLLLAVWFLYESIRRLIDPPQVSGPLVLFTALVGIVVNIAATWSISRANRTSLNVEGAFQHILNDLYAFIGTAIAGAVIWLTGFARADAIAAMVVAALMARAGWGLVRESGRIFLEAAPADADPTVIGPRLATIPDVVEIHDLHVWQITSGQSSLSAHVLVAPGIDCHAVRDRIEAALHDDYDLDHTTLQVDHAGPQRGDDHCVEPHGPTHRAP; translated from the coding sequence GTGTCTCCGGGCGCGGACCGGCGATGGTTGACGATCGCGCTGGGGCTGATCGTCGGCTTCATGGTCGTCGAGGTCGTCGTCGGTGTGCTGGCGCAGTCGCTGGCGTTGATCACCGATGCCGGTCACATGCTGACCGACGCCGCGTCGATCCTGATGGCGCTGGTGGCGATCCGGTTCGCCGCCCGGCCCGCCCGCGGCCCCTACACCTACGGATTCAAACGGGTGGAGATCCTCTCGGCCCAAGCCAACGGGATCACCCTGCTGCTGCTGGCGGTGTGGTTCCTCTACGAATCGATCCGGCGTCTGATCGACCCCCCGCAGGTGTCTGGGCCGCTGGTGCTGTTCACCGCCCTGGTCGGGATCGTGGTCAACATCGCCGCGACATGGAGTATCAGCCGCGCCAACCGGACCAGCCTCAACGTCGAGGGCGCCTTTCAGCACATCCTCAACGACCTGTATGCGTTCATCGGCACCGCGATCGCCGGCGCCGTGATCTGGCTGACCGGCTTCGCCCGCGCTGATGCGATCGCGGCCATGGTCGTGGCGGCGCTGATGGCGCGGGCCGGCTGGGGTCTGGTGCGCGAATCGGGACGCATCTTCCTCGAAGCCGCCCCCGCCGACGCGGACCCCACCGTAATCGGACCCCGGTTGGCCACCATCCCCGACGTGGTCGAGATCCATGATCTGCACGTCTGGCAGATCACCTCCGGTCAGTCCTCGTTGTCCGCGCACGTCCTGGTAGCACCGGGCATCGACTGCCACGCCGTGCGAGACCGGATCGAAGCGGCGCTGCACGACGACTACGACCTCGACCACACCACACTGCAAGTCGACCACGCCGGTCCCCAGCGCGGCGATGACCATTGCGTCGAACCCCACGGACCGACGCACCGTGCGCCCTGA
- a CDS encoding nucleotidyl cyclase domain-containing protein, whose protein sequence is MKAHRRPDEGTGGDDEEVAVTFVDMSGFTALTDARGDYLAAEPAEAFVALTRAALGARDRLLKTIGDAALFTSPTPHDALAALGRIIAGAHSAGSFPIVRAGVDVGPVVPIGEEIYGSTVNVAACLAAAAGPIRSWVPGPATDRETPGAAQHPGTRRAIRHRGPPHVLALRSIRLPHATRRSRRHHHPGPPRRRVPLLFHDLRPALQDASPGNSLRPPTARTRCCPTQPKTPREEIDNVPPPSAPVLISSSTKERKKCLSSPKRS, encoded by the coding sequence GTGAAGGCCCACAGGCGACCGGACGAAGGCACTGGCGGTGACGACGAGGAGGTGGCGGTGACCTTCGTCGACATGTCGGGATTCACCGCTCTCACCGACGCTCGTGGCGATTATCTGGCCGCCGAGCCGGCCGAGGCGTTCGTGGCGCTGACCCGCGCCGCGCTCGGTGCCCGCGATCGCCTTCTCAAGACCATCGGTGATGCCGCGCTGTTCACCTCGCCCACACCGCACGACGCGCTCGCGGCATTGGGCCGGATCATCGCCGGCGCACACAGCGCAGGCTCGTTCCCGATCGTGCGTGCTGGCGTCGACGTCGGCCCGGTCGTGCCCATCGGTGAGGAGATCTACGGGTCCACCGTCAACGTGGCCGCGTGTCTCGCCGCGGCGGCCGGCCCCATCAGATCCTGGGTACCCGGCCCAGCCACCGACCGGGAAACCCCAGGCGCTGCGCAACATCCAGGAACCCGTCGCGCTATTCGCCATCGTGGACCCCCGCATGTCCTCGCGCTCAGATCGATCCGTCTGCCGCATGCGACTCGACGATCCCGCCGTCATCACCACCCAGGGCCACCGCGGCGTCGAGTACCGCTTCTGTTCCACGATCTGCGCCCGGCGCTTCAGGACGCGTCCCCAGGCAATTCGCTGCGGCCGCCCACTGCGCGCACCCGGTGCTGCCCTACCCAACCCAAGACACCCCGTGAGGAGATCGACAACGTGCCTCCACCAAGTGCCCCAGTGCTGATCAGCTCATCAACGAAGGAGAGGAAGAAATGTTTGAGTTCACCGAAGAGATCCTGA
- a CDS encoding SRPBCC family protein → MFEFTEEILIEAPPTTVWDVMYDLEGWWPASNPEHLSVERLDEGGEIAVGTRLRIREKIAGIPGEAVGTITRLEPGVAVTWEAPQARYRWLGVTVTMGEGVTWRLTPGSADTTRLSAHVWAYFPPHLGGRLLEFAFTRVLDGIAKDREHARTELRYLKRTIEVAQDSSTT, encoded by the coding sequence ATGTTTGAGTTCACCGAAGAGATCCTGATCGAGGCGCCGCCGACGACGGTGTGGGATGTCATGTACGACCTGGAGGGGTGGTGGCCAGCGTCCAATCCCGAGCATCTCAGCGTGGAACGCCTCGATGAGGGTGGCGAGATCGCGGTGGGCACACGACTGCGGATCCGGGAGAAGATCGCCGGAATCCCCGGCGAAGCGGTGGGCACGATCACCCGCCTCGAGCCCGGTGTGGCGGTGACCTGGGAGGCGCCCCAGGCCCGCTACCGCTGGTTGGGCGTGACCGTCACGATGGGCGAAGGGGTTACCTGGCGCCTGACACCCGGGTCCGCTGACACCACCCGCCTCAGTGCCCACGTTTGGGCGTACTTCCCGCCCCACCTGGGTGGGCGCCTGCTCGAATTCGCCTTCACCCGGGTGCTCGACGGCATCGCCAAGGACCGCGAGCACGCCCGCACCGAGCTGCGCTACCTCAAACGCACCATCGAGGTCGCCCAGGATTCGTCCACGACGTGA